CCAGGTGGCTGGGGATATCACCAGCCAACCAACTTCGCCCTCGAACCAAACGACCCCTTAGTGGAGGCGGCTAGGCCTGCAACGTCGACAGCTTATTTTGTTGCACTTTCTGGTTTCTGCGTGCCTTCCAGTCCTATCCGGCTATATATAAATTCAATACCCAACAACCAACGACAGACAATCCTCTCACCCAAGCCAGCCACATAGGAGAAGCGAGAGGGTTAGCATGGCGGTTGACTATGGGAGCAGGGAGGAGAGGTGGAGCCTGGCCGGCACCACCGCGCTCGTCACCGGCGGTAGCAAAGGGATTGGGTACGTATATCCACACATGCATGCATTCACGAACGCATGCCTCTCTTAATTCTACACAAGTGCAGCAAGTACTCGTAAATTACTTCCTAGTCTTAATTTGTGCTAGGCATGCCATCGTGGAGGAGCTTGCCGGGTTTGGGGCGAGGGTGCACACCTGCTCCCGGAATGGGGCGGAGCTAGAGGAGTGCCGTCGACGGTGGGAGGAGAAGAACCTGCAGGTCACCGCCTCCGTCTGTGATGTTTCCATACGTGCCGACAGGGAGAAGCTTATGGAAACAGTCCGAGAAACTTTCAATGGCAAGCTTGACATACTAGTAAGTATATTAATAATTTTATTGGTATGTCTAGAGCATAGTGATATAATTATTGCATatctaagtgactcaatcaaactagaaagaaagaaaaaagctaATGAAAATGTTTACACGAATCTTCACGTAAAATCAATgatataggacttagatgtgcaatacttatggcacatttAGATGTACTTTAGAAAAACTGTAACTCATAATCTATTAAGATAGTAAGGGGAAATACATAGGAGTGCCTGGGTGCTCCACCCCCTATACGAAAATTAAATTTGGAAAATAACAGGATTTTTTTAAAAACTAAAATCTTTGTATCTCAATCTTGGGTGCCCAATCTACTCCCGTATGAACTTTTGTAGAAAAATACCAGAAAATTTATATGTGGCGAGGAAAATACAGTCCAAACTAAAATCCACCCAACCAGTTTTTTTCTATAGATATGagtttttttttgtcttttttggtaTTTTTTCGCGAAATTTCACACGGAAGTAGATTGGGCTCTTAGGTTTCATATCCCAAAACCCCCAAAGAATTCAAATTTATCGGTACTTTTTTTTGAACTTAATGTTCATACGGGAGTATGGAGCACCCAAGTGCTGCCAATTCTTTTCGGATAGTAAGCTCCTTCAATTTTGGTCCTCCTGGTGCAGTGCCGGCTGTGGGGGCGCTATAGGCCTTGCCTGTAAGGGTGTGTTGATGGTTGAGGTTCCTATTTTTTTTCTATtctatttttaaaatttatttttccATATTCTAATTCATGAATATCTATTAAAAATTGTGAACATTGTTTAGTCCCTAGATAAATtttaatttgatgaacattttttaaaataatatttttaaattttgtgaataatatttgaaatacatgaatatttttaaaattttaaattatTTTCCAAAAATTCAAGTATTTTTAGTCTACAAaatttaaaaatatatatttttgaaaaatccaTGAATATCTTTTGATTTAACAAACTTTttcaaataaagaaagacaactgGCCTTTTATAAAATTGTAGGGGAGCAAGCCAGTGGAGCAGGGAGGCGAACTGAGTGAGCGAGAGGTTTGTGGGTTGGCTCATGTGGATGTTACAGCAACAATTCAATTCCATGGTTTCAAAGTAGAATATGAGCTCCCAAGGGAATCACACACCGACCACCAGTCGACACCGAGGTCAAAATGTTTAAAGATGCCACAACTCCACAACAAACAACTCCACTCTCCTCTTAGAAGAAATACCGTCTCTAGCAGCACCCCAGCACAATATACAAATGAAAAAACACCACCAAAACATAATTAAAACCCAGCCAACATTCATAAACTAAAATGAAACAGCCGGCCATAATAATCTGCTAGAGAAAAAATGACTTAATCCCATGAGTGAATAACGGTGTTGCGCAGCGTGCATTAGCCTTTAGTAATAATAAGATACTAAGCTCCATAAATTTGGAGCCTCCTGGTGCATCGGGGTAGTAGGGGACGCTATAGGCCCCACCTGAAAGGGTGTGTGCCGTTGGGCCAGCCGGGTTTTCGGGTTTTGAGAATGTATTACATgattttttttgtgttttcaacaaaaatgttgtttttattttggttttccccGCTTTATCCTTTTCCTCTTTGTGTGTtcatttttccttctcttttttattcTTTCACATGCTATTTCATGAATATTTATTAAAATTTGTGAGCATTTAAAAGGACTATGAAATTTTTctagaattcatgaacatttttttaattcaatttttttttaattCAAGAATGGTTTAAAGCTTCACCAGCATTTTTATATCAATGAacctttttaaaattcatgaacattgtttgaaattcatgaatattttaaaattcatgaatactTTTTTAAATGGATGTCTTTTTAATTCACAACATTTTAAAAAATCTAATAATTTTTACAAAATATGTGAACTTATTTTGCTTTAATGAACTtcttcaaataaaaaaatatgGTATCCATTTTTTTCTGAACCAGTAGAGCGGCAGAAAAAAGCTAAGGGAGTGAGCTAACTTAGAGAGagcttcatgggccggcccatatgaGCGTTATAACAATAATTGCACGGTCACAACATCAAATAAGACCTCCAAGGCCGAAATATGTAAGGACTCCATCACACACCTTACAACTCCACTCTTATTTCAGTACCATGTCCAACAACAACCTAACATGATAGACAAATGAAATAAAAATATAATTAAAACCTAAGGCAGTGTAGACAAAACCATGACATAAAAACCAACCACAataacttttcctcgagaaaaaaGAGTTGATCCTATGAATGAAGAACGACGCAGCGAAGCATGCATTAGATTAGCCTCTAGTAAATTCTATCCATAAAAATTAACCATGTGACATGCTCGTCCTGCCTATAACTAAGAGAGGCCCAGCTCGCTCTAAGTAGGGTATCTGTAAAGGATCGTTTTTGTTGAATTAATTGTTGTCACTATATATGTAGGTGAACAATGCAGGGCAATTGCTCTTCAAGCCCACTACTGAATGTACAGTGGAGGAATACTCAAATCTGCTAACCACCAACTTGGAGTCGAGCTTCCATCTCAGCCAGCTCGCACACCCTCTTCTCATACACGCTTCTATTGCCGGAGGAGGCAGCATCATCAACATGTCCTCCATTGGAGGCTCAATCGGCTATGCAGGCTCCGCAATTTATGCTACCACAAAAGGTACACATGTACTGGCCAAGATATACAATATATTATTAATACAGTATAATGGATATTTGTAGATGTTGCTAGTTATAGTGTGATTTTTTTAGCAATAACACTATATATAACGGTATTGAATGCCCTAATGTGTCTCTTTTAGTTACAGTTCGATTGAATGTATTGTCACGAAAAAAATGTAGAGCAGAACCTCGTCTTGTCTCGCCCGCTCCCGTGAGTGGGGAGGCCACCTTGCGCCGCCCACCTTCAACCtccccggcccctccccctcccgcgCCACCATCGGAACACGCCGTCAGGCAAATCccggccggcgtcggtggtggcGGGGC
The window above is part of the Triticum aestivum cultivar Chinese Spring chromosome 2A, IWGSC CS RefSeq v2.1, whole genome shotgun sequence genome. Proteins encoded here:
- the LOC123190665 gene encoding noroxomaritidine/norcraugsodine reductase — its product is MAVDYGSREERWSLAGTTALVTGGSKGIGHAIVEELAGFGARVHTCSRNGAELEECRRRWEEKNLQVTASVCDVSIRADREKLMETVRETFNGKLDILVNNAGQLLFKPTTECTVEEYSNLLTTNLESSFHLSQLAHPLLIHASIAGGGSIINMSSIGGSIGYAGSAIYATTKGAMNQLTRSLATEWASDKIRVNGIAPGFVTTDMLKDIDTEYVKEEHSKTPLGRSGKPVEIASAVSFLCMPAASFITGQIICIDGGRTISA